The Thunnus maccoyii chromosome 9, fThuMac1.1, whole genome shotgun sequence genome includes a region encoding these proteins:
- the cabp1a gene encoding calcium-binding protein 1a isoform X5, with protein MLQDAERTFRGVLSCEEMGQTGYLGPYQESIVSMTQNYVLMSNILGQTCVFLSKGVAQCRQTDRELRPEEMDELRDAFKEFDKDKDGFISCKDLGNCMRTMGYMPTEMELIELSQQINMNLGGHVDFEDFVELMGPKLLAETADMIGIKELKDAFREFDTNGDGAISTSELRDAMRKLLGQQVGLKEVEDILRDVDLNGDGLVDFEEFVRMMSR; from the exons ATGCTCCAGGATGCTGAGAGGACGTTCAGAGGGGTGCTGTCCTGTGAGGAGATGGGCCAGACAGGGTATCTTGGGCCTTATCAGGAGTCCATTGTGTCCATGACACAAAACTACGTTCTCATGAGCAACATACTTGGGCAAACCTGTGTCTTCCTGAGTAAAGGCGTGGCCCAGTGCAGGCAGACT GACAGAGAGCTGCGGCCAGAAGAAATGGATG AGTTGCGGGATGCTTTTAAAGAGTTTGACAAGGACAAGGACGGTTTCATCAGCTGTAAAGACCTTGGAAACTGTATGAGAACGATGGGATACATGCCCACTGAAATGGAGCTGATAGAACTCAGCCAACAGATAAACATGAACT TGGGAGGTCATGTTGATTTTGAGGATTTTGTAGAGTTGATGGGTCCAAAACTCCTTGCCGAAACTGCAGACATGATTGGAATAAAAGAGTTAAAAGACGCCTTTAGAGAG TTTGACACCAATGGAGATGGTGCCATAAGCACATCGGAGCTCCGAGATGCAATGAGGAAGCTGTTGGGCCAACAG GTTGGTCTAAAGGAGGTAGAAGATATCCTGAGGGATGTTGACTTGAACGGGGACGGGCTTGTTGATTTTGAAG AGTTTGTACGTATGATGTCTCGCTAA
- the cabp1a gene encoding calcium-binding protein 1a isoform X7 — protein MLSYFHSSCLLLVSVQLSIGNMTEPESSQISTRSTWSLCINDRELRPEEMDELRDAFKEFDKDKDGFISCKDLGNCMRTMGYMPTEMELIELSQQINMNLGGHVDFEDFVELMGPKLLAETADMIGIKELKDAFREFDTNGDGAISTSELRDAMRKLLGQQVGLKEVEDILRDVDLNGDGLVDFEEFVRMMSR, from the exons ATGTTGTCCTATTTCCACTCCTCCTGCTTGTTACTGGTGTCTGTTCAGCTGTCTATTGGGAACATGACTGAGCCTGAAAGCTCCCAAATTAGTACAAGAAGCACATGGAGCTTGTGCATAAAT GACAGAGAGCTGCGGCCAGAAGAAATGGATG AGTTGCGGGATGCTTTTAAAGAGTTTGACAAGGACAAGGACGGTTTCATCAGCTGTAAAGACCTTGGAAACTGTATGAGAACGATGGGATACATGCCCACTGAAATGGAGCTGATAGAACTCAGCCAACAGATAAACATGAACT TGGGAGGTCATGTTGATTTTGAGGATTTTGTAGAGTTGATGGGTCCAAAACTCCTTGCCGAAACTGCAGACATGATTGGAATAAAAGAGTTAAAAGACGCCTTTAGAGAG TTTGACACCAATGGAGATGGTGCCATAAGCACATCGGAGCTCCGAGATGCAATGAGGAAGCTGTTGGGCCAACAG GTTGGTCTAAAGGAGGTAGAAGATATCCTGAGGGATGTTGACTTGAACGGGGACGGGCTTGTTGATTTTGAAG AGTTTGTACGTATGATGTCTCGCTAA
- the cabp1a gene encoding calcium-binding protein 1a isoform X6: protein MGLAETRVCKTQTVNITEKKSSWSFLVPLFSFGMGNCLDSPVRTDRELRPEEMDELRDAFKEFDKDKDGFISCKDLGNCMRTMGYMPTEMELIELSQQINMNLGGHVDFEDFVELMGPKLLAETADMIGIKELKDAFREFDTNGDGAISTSELRDAMRKLLGQQVGLKEVEDILRDVDLNGDGLVDFEEFVRMMSR, encoded by the exons ATGGGTCTTGCTGAAACCAGAGTTTGCAAAACCCAAACTGTAAATATAACGGAGAAAAAGTCCTCATGGTCCTTTTTAGTGCCTCTTTTCTCCTTTGGTATGGGCAACTGCTTAGACTCGCCTGTCAGAACG GACAGAGAGCTGCGGCCAGAAGAAATGGATG AGTTGCGGGATGCTTTTAAAGAGTTTGACAAGGACAAGGACGGTTTCATCAGCTGTAAAGACCTTGGAAACTGTATGAGAACGATGGGATACATGCCCACTGAAATGGAGCTGATAGAACTCAGCCAACAGATAAACATGAACT TGGGAGGTCATGTTGATTTTGAGGATTTTGTAGAGTTGATGGGTCCAAAACTCCTTGCCGAAACTGCAGACATGATTGGAATAAAAGAGTTAAAAGACGCCTTTAGAGAG TTTGACACCAATGGAGATGGTGCCATAAGCACATCGGAGCTCCGAGATGCAATGAGGAAGCTGTTGGGCCAACAG GTTGGTCTAAAGGAGGTAGAAGATATCCTGAGGGATGTTGACTTGAACGGGGACGGGCTTGTTGATTTTGAAG AGTTTGTACGTATGATGTCTCGCTAA
- the cabp1a gene encoding calcium-binding protein 1a isoform X4 translates to MGLAETRVCKTQTVNITEKKSSWSFLVPLFSFGMGNCLDSPVRTDAERTFRGVLSCEEMGQTGYLGPYQESIVSMTQNYVLMSNILGQTCVFLSKGVAQCRQTDRELRPEEMDELRDAFKEFDKDKDGFISCKDLGNCMRTMGYMPTEMELIELSQQINMNLGGHVDFEDFVELMGPKLLAETADMIGIKELKDAFREFDTNGDGAISTSELRDAMRKLLGQQVGLKEVEDILRDVDLNGDGLVDFEEFVRMMSR, encoded by the exons ATGGGTCTTGCTGAAACCAGAGTTTGCAAAACCCAAACTGTAAATATAACGGAGAAAAAGTCCTCATGGTCCTTTTTAGTGCCTCTTTTCTCCTTTGGTATGGGCAACTGCTTAGACTCGCCTGTCAGAACG GATGCTGAGAGGACGTTCAGAGGGGTGCTGTCCTGTGAGGAGATGGGCCAGACAGGGTATCTTGGGCCTTATCAGGAGTCCATTGTGTCCATGACACAAAACTACGTTCTCATGAGCAACATACTTGGGCAAACCTGTGTCTTCCTGAGTAAAGGCGTGGCCCAGTGCAGGCAGACT GACAGAGAGCTGCGGCCAGAAGAAATGGATG AGTTGCGGGATGCTTTTAAAGAGTTTGACAAGGACAAGGACGGTTTCATCAGCTGTAAAGACCTTGGAAACTGTATGAGAACGATGGGATACATGCCCACTGAAATGGAGCTGATAGAACTCAGCCAACAGATAAACATGAACT TGGGAGGTCATGTTGATTTTGAGGATTTTGTAGAGTTGATGGGTCCAAAACTCCTTGCCGAAACTGCAGACATGATTGGAATAAAAGAGTTAAAAGACGCCTTTAGAGAG TTTGACACCAATGGAGATGGTGCCATAAGCACATCGGAGCTCCGAGATGCAATGAGGAAGCTGTTGGGCCAACAG GTTGGTCTAAAGGAGGTAGAAGATATCCTGAGGGATGTTGACTTGAACGGGGACGGGCTTGTTGATTTTGAAG AGTTTGTACGTATGATGTCTCGCTAA
- the cabp1a gene encoding calcium-binding protein 1a isoform X3 produces MGLAETRVCKTQTVNITEKKSSWSFLVPLFSFGMGNCLDSPVRTMLQDAERTFRGVLSCEEMGQTGYLGPYQESIVSMTQNYVLMSNILGQTCVFLSKGVAQCRQTDRELRPEEMDELRDAFKEFDKDKDGFISCKDLGNCMRTMGYMPTEMELIELSQQINMNLGGHVDFEDFVELMGPKLLAETADMIGIKELKDAFREFDTNGDGAISTSELRDAMRKLLGQQVGLKEVEDILRDVDLNGDGLVDFEEFVRMMSR; encoded by the exons ATGGGTCTTGCTGAAACCAGAGTTTGCAAAACCCAAACTGTAAATATAACGGAGAAAAAGTCCTCATGGTCCTTTTTAGTGCCTCTTTTCTCCTTTGGTATGGGCAACTGCTTAGACTCGCCTGTCAGAACG ATGCTCCAGGATGCTGAGAGGACGTTCAGAGGGGTGCTGTCCTGTGAGGAGATGGGCCAGACAGGGTATCTTGGGCCTTATCAGGAGTCCATTGTGTCCATGACACAAAACTACGTTCTCATGAGCAACATACTTGGGCAAACCTGTGTCTTCCTGAGTAAAGGCGTGGCCCAGTGCAGGCAGACT GACAGAGAGCTGCGGCCAGAAGAAATGGATG AGTTGCGGGATGCTTTTAAAGAGTTTGACAAGGACAAGGACGGTTTCATCAGCTGTAAAGACCTTGGAAACTGTATGAGAACGATGGGATACATGCCCACTGAAATGGAGCTGATAGAACTCAGCCAACAGATAAACATGAACT TGGGAGGTCATGTTGATTTTGAGGATTTTGTAGAGTTGATGGGTCCAAAACTCCTTGCCGAAACTGCAGACATGATTGGAATAAAAGAGTTAAAAGACGCCTTTAGAGAG TTTGACACCAATGGAGATGGTGCCATAAGCACATCGGAGCTCCGAGATGCAATGAGGAAGCTGTTGGGCCAACAG GTTGGTCTAAAGGAGGTAGAAGATATCCTGAGGGATGTTGACTTGAACGGGGACGGGCTTGTTGATTTTGAAG AGTTTGTACGTATGATGTCTCGCTAA
- the cabp1a gene encoding calcium-binding protein 1a isoform X1 yields the protein MSSSFPKSESTTSLLKSSSSARRPTHLPERTAESRRSQHHHQHQHQHQHHHRPAALQSSSNAEESFWSTECDISARRPLCHPSLIGSRDSDNATTRVKCKSHAPHSEVPDPPEPNGEAGRGVRERCRASKPTHRHHHRRKHNREDRPPPAGPPEPEHPRRCHTTHTRPVPRVPSLSDSTDDRAPLCEPRDRKGASSANSGGQVSSPSPSSCSLVPLSSRSSRRSRRSSATSFASDINLRTILNSLFGQDRELRPEEMDELRDAFKEFDKDKDGFISCKDLGNCMRTMGYMPTEMELIELSQQINMN from the exons ATGAGCTCCTCGTTTCCAAAATCTGAATCCACAACCTCCTTGCTGAAATCATCCTCATCGGCGAGGAGACCGACACACCTCCCTGAACGCACAGCGGAAAGCCGGAGAAGTCAGCATCACCATCAGCAtcagcaccagcaccagcatCACCACCGTCCCGCCGCActccagagcagcagcaacgcCGAGGAGTCTTTCTGGTCGACCGAGTGCGACATCAGTGCCCGGAGACCCCTGTGTCACCCCTCGCTCATCGGCAGCCGGGACAGCGATAATGCAACCACTCGGGTCAAGTGCAAGTCACATGCCCCTCACAGTGAAGTTCCCGACCCGCCGGAGCCAAACGGCGAGGCGGGCCGAGGTGTGAGGGAGCGCTGCAGGGCATCCAAACCCACACACCGGCACCACCACCGCAGGAAGCACAACCGGGAGGACCGTCCGCCGCCAGCAGGACCACCCGAACCTGAGCATCCTCGTCGATGTCATACCACGCACACCCGCCCGGTCCCTCGTGTGCCCTCTTTGTCGGACAGCACTGATGACAGGGCTCCTCTCTGTGAGCCGCGGGACCGTAAGGGAGCCAGCTCGGCCAATAGCGGCGGTCAGGTCAGCAGTCCATCCCCGTCCTCCTGCTCCCTGGTCCCGCTATCCAGCAGGTCCTCACGCCGCTCCCGGAGGTCCAGTGCTACTTCTTTTGCATCCGATATCAATTTACGCACTATCCTCAATTCACTGTTTGGGCAG GACAGAGAGCTGCGGCCAGAAGAAATGGATG AGTTGCGGGATGCTTTTAAAGAGTTTGACAAGGACAAGGACGGTTTCATCAGCTGTAAAGACCTTGGAAACTGTATGAGAACGATGGGATACATGCCCACTGAAATGGAGCTGATAGAACTCAGCCAACAGATAAACATGAACT GA
- the cabp1a gene encoding calcium-binding protein 1a isoform X2: MSSSFPKSESTTSLLKSSSSARRPTHLPERTAESRRSQHHHQHQHQHQHHHRPAALQSSSNAEESFWSTECDISARRPLCHPSLIGSRDSDNATTRVKCKSHAPHSEVPDPPEPNGEAGRGVRERCRASKPTHRHHHRRKHNREDRPPPAGPPEPEHPRRCHTTHTRPVPRVPSLSDSTDDRAPLCEPRDRKGASSANSGGQVSSPSPSSCSLVPLSSRSSRRSRRSSATSFASDINLRTILNSLFGQGCLDFDLDMNQEMIYTQ, from the exons ATGAGCTCCTCGTTTCCAAAATCTGAATCCACAACCTCCTTGCTGAAATCATCCTCATCGGCGAGGAGACCGACACACCTCCCTGAACGCACAGCGGAAAGCCGGAGAAGTCAGCATCACCATCAGCAtcagcaccagcaccagcatCACCACCGTCCCGCCGCActccagagcagcagcaacgcCGAGGAGTCTTTCTGGTCGACCGAGTGCGACATCAGTGCCCGGAGACCCCTGTGTCACCCCTCGCTCATCGGCAGCCGGGACAGCGATAATGCAACCACTCGGGTCAAGTGCAAGTCACATGCCCCTCACAGTGAAGTTCCCGACCCGCCGGAGCCAAACGGCGAGGCGGGCCGAGGTGTGAGGGAGCGCTGCAGGGCATCCAAACCCACACACCGGCACCACCACCGCAGGAAGCACAACCGGGAGGACCGTCCGCCGCCAGCAGGACCACCCGAACCTGAGCATCCTCGTCGATGTCATACCACGCACACCCGCCCGGTCCCTCGTGTGCCCTCTTTGTCGGACAGCACTGATGACAGGGCTCCTCTCTGTGAGCCGCGGGACCGTAAGGGAGCCAGCTCGGCCAATAGCGGCGGTCAGGTCAGCAGTCCATCCCCGTCCTCCTGCTCCCTGGTCCCGCTATCCAGCAGGTCCTCACGCCGCTCCCGGAGGTCCAGTGCTACTTCTTTTGCATCCGATATCAATTTACGCACTATCCTCAATTCACTGTTTGGGCAG GGTTGTTTGGATTTTGATCTGGACATGAATCAGGAGATGATTTACACTCAGTAA